A genomic window from Vigna radiata var. radiata cultivar VC1973A chromosome 2, Vradiata_ver6, whole genome shotgun sequence includes:
- the LOC106776756 gene encoding uncharacterized protein LOC106776756 isoform X2 gives MIAALFGWIILWSYPYDKPRLIITFKYSANSAVCPPLGFPTIVPCMSGKDNNKRDRMEAALAATPSDADAPTIFDKIINKEIPSTVVIRCLPSGT, from the exons ATGATTGCTGCCCTATTTGGATGGATTATTCTGTGGAGTTACCCATATGATAAGCCCCGTCTAATCATAACCTTCAAG TACAGTGCAAACAGTGCAGTTTGCCCACCCCTAGGTTTCCCCACCATTGTTCCGTGCATGAGTGGCAAAGATAACAATAAAAGGGACAGAATGGAAGCTGCTCTTGCTGCCACTCCCTCTGATGCTGATGCTCCAACCAT ATTTGACAAGATCATCAATAAGGAGATTCCTTCTACTGTGGTTATAAG GTGCTTGCCTTCAGGGACATAA
- the LOC106776756 gene encoding DNA-directed RNA polymerase III subunit RPC10-like isoform X1 — MEFCPTCGNMLQFELPYLDQPSRFFCSVCPYVCHVNNRVKIKRKQRLVKKEIEPIISLDDMKNAPKTEATCPYCGHGEAAFKEFQTRSADEPTTLFYRCLKDICQKQWRED, encoded by the exons ATGGAGTTTTGCCCCACATGTGGTAACATGCTGCAGTTTGAATTGCCCTATTTGGATCAGCCTTCAAGATTTTTTTGTTCTGTTTGTCCATATGTTTGCCACGTCAACAATAGG GTCAAgatcaaaagaaagcaaaggttagtgaaaaaagaaatagagcCTATAATCTCCCTAGATGACATGAAGAATGCTCCAAAAACTGAGG CGACATGTCCATATTGTGGTCATGGCGAAGCTGCTTTCAAAGAATTTCAGACTAGATCTGCTGATGAGCCAACAACTCTATTTTATCGTTGCTTGAAGGACATATGTCAAAAACAATGGCGCGAAGATTGA